The following proteins come from a genomic window of Phormidium ambiguum IAM M-71:
- a CDS encoding tetratricopeptide repeat protein: MSDRFQQKISKICFSIGCSLLWLTLSFPVYAQSNNEDNPEEFPPDPLEFRTLDPMLPQSARDKKPLTEEEKIQLQQSLSELNQQATELFQTGDKVTAFAVWYRELRLTRVLGFIPEVQALGRVGAIAWEENSREDIQFITRRLQAIQTEATAKPIVELELWRVLATAYEQVRSPDKAVVAYEKILRAAREEKKLDEIVATLLKIGELSLNWFDYQKAAVTYNELLTLAKEQNNNEQQITYLKQLAYIYEQLKQPLQFINTNQQLIELYQNLQNFTEIPDLKLAIGNKLESLGQIAEAAQQYEETYSFAWSIQQYSGAAEALRKLVALQLSLKQIDTALETSQVLLQTDQLAHNFYGMMTTYDQIGQLYLEQKNYSQALDAFEKGLAIAKQLSYREAYFTRQIQEVSRQITRQS, encoded by the coding sequence ATGAGCGATCGCTTTCAACAAAAAATCAGCAAAATTTGTTTTTCGATTGGTTGTTCTTTGTTGTGGTTAACTCTCAGTTTTCCAGTTTATGCTCAAAGTAATAATGAGGATAATCCCGAAGAATTTCCCCCAGATCCTTTAGAGTTTAGAACTCTCGATCCAATGTTACCGCAGTCAGCGCGAGATAAAAAACCACTAACTGAAGAAGAAAAAATTCAATTACAACAATCATTAAGTGAATTAAATCAGCAAGCAACAGAGTTATTTCAAACAGGTGATAAAGTCACTGCTTTTGCTGTTTGGTATCGAGAATTGCGTTTAACAAGAGTATTAGGATTTATCCCAGAAGTGCAAGCTTTAGGAAGAGTTGGTGCGATCGCCTGGGAAGAAAACTCCAGAGAAGATATTCAATTTATTACCCGAAGATTACAAGCAATTCAAACAGAAGCTACCGCTAAACCAATTGTAGAATTAGAATTATGGCGTGTTCTAGCAACTGCTTATGAACAAGTACGATCGCCTGATAAAGCAGTTGTAGCTTATGAAAAAATTCTCCGCGCTGCTAGAGAAGAAAAAAAATTAGATGAAATTGTCGCCACACTGCTCAAAATTGGTGAATTAAGTTTAAATTGGTTTGATTACCAAAAAGCCGCAGTTACTTATAATGAGTTATTAACTTTAGCCAAAGAGCAAAATAATAACGAACAGCAAATTACTTACTTAAAACAACTTGCTTATATTTACGAGCAATTAAAACAACCACTGCAATTTATTAACACTAATCAACAGTTAATTGAACTTTACCAAAACCTGCAAAACTTCACCGAAATTCCTGATTTGAAATTAGCGATCGGCAACAAACTAGAATCACTTGGCCAAATAGCAGAAGCTGCTCAACAATACGAAGAAACTTACTCTTTTGCTTGGTCAATCCAGCAATATTCCGGCGCAGCTGAAGCACTAAGAAAATTAGTAGCACTGCAACTTTCACTAAAGCAAATAGATACAGCCTTAGAAACCAGCCAAGTACTTTTACAAACCGATCAACTAGCGCATAATTTCTACGGAATGATGACCACTTACGATCAAATCGGACAACTTTATTTAGAACAAAAAAACTATTCTCAAGCACTTGATGCTTTTGAAAAAGGGCTTGCAATTGCCAAACAACTAAGTTATCGAGAAGCTTACTTTACCAGACAAATTCAGGAAGTTAGTAGACAAATTACGCGCCAATCCTAA
- a CDS encoding calcium-binding protein: MIDIDNSIFTPEIFLNQENIFVGVNEQIFLEADFVTDIMATGIPDRLGTDSMDILIGDDQNNRQIERIFGFAGDDDIQGGGGNDYIDGGDGDDILYGDLIDGSASTDNLNDTIFGGNGDDYLSGNSGDDYLDGGNGNDFLTGESGNDVLSGGAGSDTFYFDVPPIPELTGYVLGSLGIDTITDFTAGEDKILLSQRMFSNLLGVTDFSTVFTTVISDLEAETSNGLIVYNSVNGSLFYNLNGSELGFGNGGQFAVLSSIPTITASDFKVESMSV, translated from the coding sequence ATGATAGACATCGATAACAGTATATTTACGCCTGAGATATTCCTGAACCAGGAAAATATTTTTGTAGGTGTTAATGAGCAGATTTTTTTAGAGGCAGATTTTGTGACTGATATTATGGCAACTGGTATCCCAGATAGACTGGGCACAGATTCTATGGATATTTTGATTGGTGACGATCAAAACAATAGGCAAATAGAACGTATTTTTGGTTTTGCAGGAGATGACGACATCCAAGGAGGAGGGGGTAACGACTATATTGATGGTGGTGATGGAGATGATATTCTCTACGGTGATTTAATTGATGGTTCTGCTAGTACAGATAACTTAAATGACACCATTTTTGGTGGTAATGGCGATGATTATCTATCAGGTAATAGTGGGGATGATTATCTAGATGGAGGAAATGGTAACGATTTTTTGACGGGAGAATCAGGAAATGATGTGTTAAGTGGTGGCGCTGGTAGCGATACTTTTTACTTTGACGTACCTCCGATACCTGAATTGACTGGTTATGTGTTGGGTTCTCTTGGCATCGACACTATTACTGATTTTACTGCTGGCGAAGATAAAATTTTGTTATCTCAGCGGATGTTCTCTAATCTTTTGGGAGTAACAGATTTTTCTACTGTTTTTACGACTGTAATTAGTGATTTAGAAGCAGAAACAAGTAATGGTTTAATTGTTTACAATTCTGTAAATGGTAGTTTGTTTTATAACCTCAATGGTAGTGAATTAGGGTTTGGCAATGGTGGCCAGTTTGCTGTACTAAGTAGCATTCCAACTATTACAGCTTCAGATTTTAAAGTAGAATCAATGAGTGTTTAG
- a CDS encoding ABC transporter permease: MSRSRALQSYVIARLLLAPLMLWTIVTVVFLLLRATPGDPVDVILGGRGAPDSVKEEYRQRLGLNDPLWLQYINYLGSLLRFDLGTSLTSQGQDVWEIIQQHFPATLELATFSMIVALIVGIGFGAISASKPNTIFDVSGRLFGIITYAIPLFWFGMILQLIFAVQLGWFPPNGRFSLASSPPETITGVYTLDSILNGNVNQLLISLHYLALPCLTLGFLISGIFERIVRVNLRQTLKADYVEAARARGISESKILVSHALKNALIPVITVLGLTFASMLGGAVLTEVTFSWPGLGSRLYQAIAERDYPTVQGIMVFFAAIVVAASILIDIVNAYIDPRIRY; this comes from the coding sequence ATGTCTCGCTCCCGTGCCCTACAGTCTTACGTTATAGCGCGTTTACTCCTCGCTCCTTTGATGCTATGGACGATCGTTACAGTAGTTTTTTTACTACTAAGAGCAACACCCGGAGATCCGGTAGACGTAATCTTAGGAGGACGTGGCGCACCAGACAGTGTTAAAGAAGAATATCGCCAAAGATTAGGATTAAACGATCCCTTGTGGTTACAATACATTAATTATCTGGGATCTTTGCTCAGATTTGATTTAGGAACATCTCTCACAAGTCAAGGTCAAGATGTATGGGAAATTATTCAACAACACTTTCCCGCCACTCTTGAATTAGCAACCTTTAGCATGATAGTCGCACTAATAGTTGGCATTGGTTTTGGCGCTATTTCTGCTTCTAAACCAAATACAATTTTTGATGTTAGCGGCAGATTATTTGGCATCATTACTTATGCAATTCCCTTGTTTTGGTTTGGGATGATTTTGCAACTGATTTTTGCCGTCCAATTAGGTTGGTTTCCTCCCAATGGTCGCTTTTCTTTAGCTTCTTCCCCACCAGAAACAATTACAGGCGTATACACTCTCGATAGTATCCTTAATGGTAATGTCAATCAGCTATTAATTTCGCTTCATTATTTAGCACTTCCTTGTTTAACTTTAGGATTTTTAATCAGTGGCATTTTTGAACGTATTGTCAGAGTAAATCTGCGTCAAACCCTAAAAGCAGATTATGTCGAAGCTGCTAGAGCTAGAGGAATTTCTGAAAGTAAAATATTAGTTTCTCATGCTTTAAAAAATGCTTTAATTCCCGTAATTACTGTTTTAGGGTTAACTTTTGCTTCTATGTTAGGAGGAGCAGTTTTAACAGAAGTTACCTTTTCTTGGCCAGGATTAGGCAGTAGATTATATCAAGCAATTGCTGAGCGTGATTATCCCACAGTTCAAGGAATTATGGTGTTTTTTGCTGCTATTGTAGTAGCCGCCAGTATTTTAATTGATATTGTCAATGCTTATATAGATCCCCGGATTCGTTATTAA